Proteins encoded together in one Micromonospora auratinigra window:
- the amcB gene encoding cyclophane-forming radical SAM peptide maturase AmcB, whose amino-acid sequence MNGIGLINATGQPAIAGSFHTLVVQPTSFCNLDCTYCYLPDRKSRRLMSGAVAQACAESIAQQRSGHPVSVVWHGGEPTATPIGLFRDLLTPFEELRCAGMVRHEIQTNATLINRQWCELFTAYGFEVGVSIDGPGALNRNRLDRAGNPTDARTLRGMQTLADAGVPYSVICVVTPETIDHAGALGDFFTGLPGCQSVGFNIEEQEGADRAPVSEDAAYRFWQHLIKRRVGGNPLRIRDVDRLADYLAATRAGHVDHAPYEPIPTVSWDGQVVLLSPELLGITEPRYGDFIAGNVLHQPITAMLARAGDLDYVAEFVTALNDCADHCAFYDFCRGAQAGNRYFEHATFTARETTYCRTTRQALVRSAADHLTPYGGAP is encoded by the coding sequence GTGAACGGCATCGGTCTCATCAATGCAACCGGTCAACCGGCGATCGCCGGCAGCTTCCACACCCTGGTCGTGCAGCCGACGAGCTTCTGCAACCTCGACTGCACCTACTGCTACCTGCCCGACCGGAAATCCCGGCGCCTGATGAGCGGCGCGGTCGCGCAGGCCTGCGCCGAATCGATCGCCCAGCAGCGCAGCGGTCACCCCGTGAGTGTCGTGTGGCACGGGGGCGAACCCACCGCCACACCCATCGGGCTGTTCCGGGATCTACTGACCCCGTTCGAGGAGCTGCGATGCGCGGGGATGGTGCGTCACGAGATTCAGACGAACGCGACGCTGATTAACCGCCAGTGGTGCGAGCTGTTCACCGCTTACGGGTTCGAGGTCGGGGTCAGCATCGACGGACCGGGCGCGTTGAACCGGAACCGCCTCGACCGGGCCGGCAACCCGACGGACGCCCGAACCCTGCGAGGCATGCAGACCCTGGCCGACGCAGGGGTGCCGTACTCGGTGATCTGTGTGGTCACCCCGGAAACCATCGACCATGCGGGAGCCCTCGGCGACTTCTTCACCGGCCTGCCCGGCTGTCAGTCGGTGGGCTTCAACATCGAAGAGCAGGAGGGCGCCGACCGGGCACCGGTGTCGGAGGATGCGGCGTACCGGTTCTGGCAGCACCTCATCAAACGTCGCGTCGGCGGCAACCCGCTGCGGATCCGCGACGTGGACCGGCTGGCCGACTATCTCGCCGCCACCCGAGCCGGACACGTCGACCACGCGCCGTACGAGCCGATCCCGACCGTCTCCTGGGACGGGCAAGTGGTCCTGCTGTCACCGGAGCTGCTCGGCATCACCGAGCCGCGATACGGCGACTTCATCGCCGGCAACGTCCTCCATCAGCCCATCACCGCCATGCTCGCCCGCGCCGGCGACCTGGACTACGTCGCCGAATTCGTCACGGCCCTCAACGACTGCGCCGACCACTGCGCCTTCTACGACTTCTGCCGGGGCGCCCAGGCCGGCAACCGCTACTTCGAGCACGCCACGTTCACCGCCCGAGAAACGACCTACTGCCGGACCACCCGACAGGCCCTCGTCCGCTCTGCGGCGGACCACCTCACCCCTTACGGAGGAGCACCATGA
- the amcA gene encoding multiple cyclophane-containing RiPP AmcA produces the protein MTNALAVLVNAAPEQLARLGVDPQRSVASIDAAKFDNRPTWDNKGKFDSRPGWDNWNKKK, from the coding sequence ATGACCAACGCACTCGCGGTCCTCGTCAACGCCGCACCCGAGCAACTCGCCCGCCTCGGCGTCGACCCGCAGCGGTCGGTAGCGTCGATCGACGCGGCGAAGTTCGACAACCGCCCCACATGGGACAACAAGGGTAAGTTCGACAGTCGACCCGGCTGGGACAACTGGAACAAGAAGAAGTAG